The sequence below is a genomic window from Paenibacillus sp. DCT19.
TATACTTCTTTTTCGTTTTGTAACTTGTCCAGGGCATGATCCGAGTACATTTTGAAGGCGTATTGTGGCAGTCCCTCATACGTAAATACGGCGGCATCTGTACCTGTACCGATGCAGTGCAAGCCGTGCACTTGGCCAATGATGTCTACAAGCTCATTCCGGTCGCTTCCGATGACTTGGATCTGTTGTAACGCTTCTTCTGCCTGGAACCAATCCGGTCGATTCATGGGTGGTGCCTCCTTTAAGGATATACCTCTAATCCTCATTCAAATGAATACATCTCATCTTGTGCTCAGCATGATGATATTATATAAACGATACGGATATCATCGGAAACGGTTGCGGGTATAAGAAAAAAACGGAAAGACGCGCTAAAACGGAAATGATGTAACTAGTGCGGCAGCAGATTAAATGTTGTAGGATTAGAATGCTAGCGAGTTTAACGTTTAGGTTTCGTTATGCTCACCATTTTAGCTCTGCTGCGGCACGAGTAGCATGAAATGAGCTCGAACCTATATCTTACGAACATGAGACACGCTATTTCGCAGATATGGCACTTACCTGGTATTTAGCGAACTCAGGACACCTTATTGTAATCAGAAGGAGTAAATCAGGACACTTTATCCAGCTTTTTCGTGAAATAAGGATGCTGAGCTTCGTTACAATTTCAATATGGCTCAAATACAGGTGATAAGCTCGCCTGAGTTCGTTAGGACATGTCTGAAAACTCGCTGAAGAGTAAGTCTTATACCTGCGTTCGGCCCCTGCTACGTCACTTTCCCTTGACTCTGGCACGCCTGCGGGAAACTTCATGGCTTAGAACAAAAATCGGCAAAATAGGGGGCCTTCGGATTTTCAGACACGGGTATGATGAAATGAAATCATTTATCGTATCTATTCCCAAGTTTGCTCATAATCAAAAGTGGACTTTTTGAACAATCAAATAAAGGGGTCTTGTACAAATCGCACACTATCTACACAATGTACACAATCCTGTTATACAGAAAGGCAGAATAACTTATGGCACAATACCCTCAGTGGTCTTACTCGCAGTCGCGGGCAAGCATGTTCGATGAGTGCCTGCGCAAATATTATTATCATTATTACGGAGCGCATAACGGCTGGAAGACGGAAACAGCGGACGAGATGCAGGTGCGGTTATACCGCTTGAAGCAGTTAAGCAATCTATATTTGGTATTTGGTGATCTAGCCCACCGGATGTGTGAGTCTGCTGTACGCAGCAGAGAGGAAGGCAAGGATAAACCGCGTGAACATTTTCTGGAACAGATGATGCGCAAGTTGCTCAATCAGGCCTATGTGGAATCCATGGATCAAGATCAGTGGCGACAAGATCCGAAGAATCGTGTGATGTTATCCGAAATGTATTATGGTGACGATACGTTGGACGACCGAATTGCTACAATTAAGGAACGTGTCTCTGCTTGTGTTAGTAATCTCTATCAGACGCTGACGTGGGAGGACTTGTCACGTGCAAGTACAACGATTCTGGAAATAGAGAAATGGGATACGATGTTGCTGCACGACACCCGCGTATATGTGAAGATGGACTTGCTGTACCGCCGTCGTAATGGCAACATTGTCATTGTAGATTGGAAGACAGGCAAAGAGGATGATTTCTCCGATCAGCTGATGTTGTACGCATCCTATGTCAAGGAGCATTACCAAGTTCCATTAGAGCAGATTGAGCTAAGAGTGGAATACCTTTTGACCGGGACACACAAGCAGTACACGGCAACAGAAGAGGATATAGCAAAAGTGGAAGAGAACGTTGGTCGTTATATTGAAGAGATGCGATCTTGTGTCGCGGATGAATACTATAATCGTCCGAAGGACGTCTCGTATTTTACACCGATGCCTTCGCATCGTGCCTGCCGGGATTGCAATTTCCGAGAGGTGTGCAGTGAGCGTGCTGTTTAAGCGGAGGAACGAACCTAAGACATGTATGCGTGGAATATTGCAAAAATAAAACTAGAAGCGCCAGACTGGTCAATCCTACCCAGACTGGCGCTTCTATTACGTTCCCCAGGCTGAATGAGGGCGCCTGGGGAACGGTAATGGTGAAGATCATCTAACCGCCACGGATTCCCTCCGTGAGCTGTCATGTCTTACTGGACAGTGGCTGCATTCTCCAGCGCCTGTCCTGCAGGGACATAGGCATGCCCGAGATCCCGGGCAACAGCCTCATACGTGATATGTCCATTCAGCGCATTAACCGCGCTGCGAATGGACGAACTACCGCGAATCGCTGCGGCTGCACCGTGGCTTGCGAGTTGCAGTGCATAAGGCATGGTGGCGTTAGTGAGGGCCACCGTCGATGTACGCGGCACTGCACCAGGCATGTTGGCGACCGCGTAATGCACGACTCCATGCTTTACATAGGTTGGATTATCATGGGTTGTAATATGATCAATGGTCTCGACAATTCCGCCCTGATCAATCGCGACATCTACAATGACCGAGCCCGGTGACATCGTCGTAACCATCTGCTCGCTGACCAAGGTAGGTGCTTTGGCACCAGGGATCAGCACCGCACAGATGAGCAGATCAGCTGATGCTACCGCTGCTGCGATGTTGGATGGACTCGATACCAGCGTATGGATCTGGTTGCCGAAGATATCATCCAACTGGCGCAGTCGATTCAAGTTCAAGTCTAGGATAGTCACGTCAGCTCCAAGTCCGATGGCAATTTTGGCGGCATTGGTTCCAACCGTTCCTCCGCCTATAATGACCACTTTACCGCGACTAACGCCAGGTACACCGGATAACAGAATGCCTTTGCCGCCCTCGGTTTTTTCTAGAAGCTGGGCTCCGATCTGGGCCGACATACGCCCGGCTACTTCACTCATCGGTGTAAGCAGGGGGAGTGATCCGTTTACTTCCAGCGTTTCATATGCAATAGCGGTCACCTGACGTTCAATTAGAGCTTTGGCCAGAGCAGGCTCTGCCGCAAGATGAAGGTAGGTGAAGAGGATGAGCCCAGGTCTGAAGTAGTCGTACTCGCTTGGAAGAGGCTCCTTCACCTTCATAATCATATCGGATTCTGCCCAGATCGATGCGGCTTGCTCTCGTATTTCTCCACCAGCCACAACATATTCTTGGTCTGTGAAGCCACTTCCAAGTCCAGCACCCTGTTCAATCATCACTTGGTGACCGGCTCTGACGAAATCAGCGGTTCCAGCAGGGGTTATTGCAACACGGTTTTCATTGTTTTTGATTTCTTTGGGAATTCCGATTCTCATCACCATGCACCTCGTCCATTTATTGGTTGTTAGCTTATACTACAAGTTTATGACTTGGGTCGTCGTTTTGCACCTTGCTTAATGTCTATGTTTTTCAAGAAAACATCAACATAATGTCGAGAAAGTCTATTCAGGACATTTGTCTTTCGATTATAATGTAAGAAAAAATGACATATAGGAGAGCCGATATTGAGAAATGATCGTGTGTTTACGATAAAGGAAATGTTGGATCGTCCTGTTTTTGACAGAGCAAGGCTTGCGGCAGGTCAAGAGGGATTGTCTCGGCAGGTTGGATGGGTTCATGTGCTGGAGATTACCAATGTTTCTCCATTTGTAAGCCCTCATGATCTTATTTTATCCACTGGACTATGGCTTCAATCGGCAGAAGGTCGTGAGGAATACCTGTTGCAGTTGATTCGGAGTGAGGCGGCAGGGCTATGCGTGGAATTTGGTACATCTATCTACAGCATTCCTGAACAATTAATTGAACTGGCTGACCGACATCAGTTTCCGTTGATTGTATTTGAACAGCCAGTTCGTTTCGTCGAGATTACTCAAGACATCCATTCACTACTCATTAACCACCAACACCAATTACTCAAAAGTTTGGAATCGTACTCTCGGAAGCTTCAGCAGCTAACACTGCAAAGTACGGATATGTCCACAGTCATGAGCCTATTGCATAACTATGCGACTAAACCGGTTGTATATATTTCCTCAATGGAGCCTGGGAGCTTCGTTCCGGATCTGCCACCTGAGTCTGAACAGGCCATCTATACGTGGTATGAGCAGGAGGTGGAGCATCTGGATCTGAATGATTCTGAACCCGAATTATGGTTCCATCTGGATGAGGACAATGTGCTGCTCTGCCATCCGGTTGTCTGTTTCGGTCAAGTGTTCTCTGCAGTAGGTATGCTTGTCCATCCAACGGCACCCGTGGAGTATCTCAAGCTGTTGCTGGATTACACAGCCAAAGCTGCAGCAACGCTCACCTTGCGTTCCCAGTTCTTGGAGGAGAAGATGGTGCGGAACCAAAATGAGCTGATCCAGGATTTGATGAATGGAAACATTCATCAAGAGGAACAGGCTCAGACTCGGATGGGGTTACGTCTGCTGGTGAAGGGACAGTATTGGTTCGCGGGAGGAGTAATGGAGATTGAGCATCAAAGGAAGGGAACAGGTCGGGAACGAATGGAAGCAAACCATCAGGATATCCTCGTACTTCTTCGCTCTCTGCTCAAAAAGAATAATTTAACGAGTTTAATTATGCTTAAGAATAATCAGGTATACTTGTGCTGTGCCAAGGAAGAGAATAACGTGTCCACGCGTGACCAGCTGTTTCGAGCGCTTGAAGGCATTGTTGAGGATGTTAAACAATTTGCGAGTCGTAATCTGAAGCAAGTCGCAATCCATGTCGGTTTTGGCAAGTTAAGAAGCCGCTTGACCGAAATGCATGGTAGTCTCCAAGAAGCCTATCAGGTCATTGAAATATCGCGAACGGTGGATC
It includes:
- a CDS encoding PD-(D/E)XK nuclease family protein produces the protein MAQYPQWSYSQSRASMFDECLRKYYYHYYGAHNGWKTETADEMQVRLYRLKQLSNLYLVFGDLAHRMCESAVRSREEGKDKPREHFLEQMMRKLLNQAYVESMDQDQWRQDPKNRVMLSEMYYGDDTLDDRIATIKERVSACVSNLYQTLTWEDLSRASTTILEIEKWDTMLLHDTRVYVKMDLLYRRRNGNIVIVDWKTGKEDDFSDQLMLYASYVKEHYQVPLEQIELRVEYLLTGTHKQYTATEEDIAKVEENVGRYIEEMRSCVADEYYNRPKDVSYFTPMPSHRACRDCNFREVCSERAV
- the ald gene encoding alanine dehydrogenase, whose translation is MRIGIPKEIKNNENRVAITPAGTADFVRAGHQVMIEQGAGLGSGFTDQEYVVAGGEIREQAASIWAESDMIMKVKEPLPSEYDYFRPGLILFTYLHLAAEPALAKALIERQVTAIAYETLEVNGSLPLLTPMSEVAGRMSAQIGAQLLEKTEGGKGILLSGVPGVSRGKVVIIGGGTVGTNAAKIAIGLGADVTILDLNLNRLRQLDDIFGNQIHTLVSSPSNIAAAVASADLLICAVLIPGAKAPTLVSEQMVTTMSPGSVIVDVAIDQGGIVETIDHITTHDNPTYVKHGVVHYAVANMPGAVPRTSTVALTNATMPYALQLASHGAAAAIRGSSSIRSAVNALNGHITYEAVARDLGHAYVPAGQALENAATVQ
- a CDS encoding PucR family transcriptional regulator, with protein sequence MRNDRVFTIKEMLDRPVFDRARLAAGQEGLSRQVGWVHVLEITNVSPFVSPHDLILSTGLWLQSAEGREEYLLQLIRSEAAGLCVEFGTSIYSIPEQLIELADRHQFPLIVFEQPVRFVEITQDIHSLLINHQHQLLKSLESYSRKLQQLTLQSTDMSTVMSLLHNYATKPVVYISSMEPGSFVPDLPPESEQAIYTWYEQEVEHLDLNDSEPELWFHLDEDNVLLCHPVVCFGQVFSAVGMLVHPTAPVEYLKLLLDYTAKAAATLTLRSQFLEEKMVRNQNELIQDLMNGNIHQEEQAQTRMGLRLLVKGQYWFAGGVMEIEHQRKGTGRERMEANHQDILVLLRSLLKKNNLTSLIMLKNNQVYLCCAKEENNVSTRDQLFRALEGIVEDVKQFASRNLKQVAIHVGFGKLRSRLTEMHGSLQEAYQVIEISRTVDQMEHVHFYERMGIYQMLKALPQSFLQPFVNDHLGVLIEHDRAYHLRLVVTLDAYLRSFGSKRDAAARLFIHRQTLYNRLEKLEELLGSDFMDQGRRICLEMALLAHAMIEDEQLHHR